From the Candidatus Hydrogenedentota bacterium genome, one window contains:
- a CDS encoding CHAT domain-containing protein: protein MARAAQELQRSGRLEMAEWRYRRAAELLGEGVDRKLEASILGYWANLEKELGNTAHALTLYQRALRLAEELGDVSGIVNRLNNIAALLGDNLANPTDAMPYLERALSLARKLGDKDRLVLILVHMAKRARELDRHDQAGHCLDEAQGLARTISHPARLADVLHERACLAAAQGRNEDAVSILHEALSLPGLDTASPVARHATQLLRVAVEAMRTGGKIHILQPGHEPPGKREMRGLPDLPEEIQNVLDPAMEHMESGRLAFAAKAFRDALNTGCVQRSPAACALAAMNLGDVLRELGETNEAIETCRGGLEWEKQVHLPVIRQGLLLNLGLALRTTGDWVESRAVYEQALDLADPQLDPDSRGRLSLALGDLLRDGNEFDRADRCYQQAAECAESAGDPQLQGAVLIGMGNLQFRNARRILQERETRDAQVLAMEFLEKAKRHYDDAVAFARQHRDPKLEALALRMLGNVYRRLQMPEQAVQALESALSLMSSDASAVTRAGRLNDLAVAEQQLGRFEDAREHYAQAVEYFRRHGVMSPDVAGCIENYGVLLVRLGRVDEGAHLMSEASSMDNRMVPQAFAIASESNRLGFLRSAESRLDDLISLVACGGPAISKAAIVEACADAVFARKGSTQEALMTQREFSASEGNAAVAATQLELAAVRTKLARLTFAGHGMRADGSYSAEASRLAEQRELLEQRMARHFPTAVLDRRLQHASCKSLMMHLDRMSVLIEYVRFRHFAFPAVDQEAMWGPERYAAFVLCDQPPVRIIDLGVAKVIDELIMQFRSAVTGHAEQETSRDIGFKSSTLNCVNDVRQAGEALRKAVFDPLLPAIGNRTRLLVAVDSELTRLPLEALPQKERDDLIDRYDISYLSTARDLLRPGRAGKGTTSEPVVVADPDFDLRGEDAAEVNEKPSSRRFRGLLPDDLHFERLPGSRVEGEAISRMLVAAMLTGDSALDGRVKQFRSPVVLHLATHAFFLESITKSLEERVVMTEDVESLYGGDGQSRDADDRTDPMLGSGICLAGVNTWLAGGALPEEAEDGVLTAVDVSGLDLQNTELVVLSACDTGLGRTYRGEGVFGLRRAFVTAGAKTLVMSLWKVADEQTSSLMQQFYEYLLEGKGRAEALRAAKLSIKRHYPSPFFWGAFICQGETGPLSWQQQSDDGKS, encoded by the coding sequence ATGGCCCGAGCGGCTCAGGAGCTTCAGCGTTCGGGCCGTCTTGAAATGGCGGAGTGGCGTTATCGTCGTGCCGCGGAACTGCTGGGGGAAGGAGTTGACCGGAAGTTGGAGGCTTCGATCCTGGGATACTGGGCTAACCTGGAGAAAGAACTGGGAAACACGGCGCACGCACTCACTCTGTATCAAAGGGCGCTGCGGTTGGCCGAAGAACTGGGAGATGTCTCAGGTATCGTGAATCGTCTCAACAACATCGCAGCGCTTCTGGGCGACAATCTCGCGAATCCCACAGATGCAATGCCTTACCTTGAGCGCGCCCTGTCATTGGCGCGAAAGCTTGGAGATAAGGATCGGCTCGTGCTGATACTCGTCCATATGGCGAAACGCGCGCGTGAATTGGACCGTCACGACCAGGCGGGTCACTGCCTTGACGAAGCACAGGGGTTGGCCCGAACCATCAGCCACCCAGCCCGCCTTGCGGATGTCTTGCACGAACGGGCCTGTCTGGCGGCGGCACAGGGAAGGAACGAGGACGCTGTCTCGATTCTCCATGAAGCGTTGTCTTTGCCCGGTCTCGATACCGCGTCGCCGGTTGCGCGACATGCCACGCAACTGCTCCGCGTGGCCGTGGAAGCGATGAGAACCGGCGGGAAGATCCACATTTTGCAGCCGGGCCACGAGCCGCCGGGGAAAAGGGAGATGCGAGGTCTGCCCGACCTGCCTGAGGAGATACAGAATGTGCTCGACCCGGCCATGGAACACATGGAATCTGGAAGGCTCGCATTCGCGGCAAAAGCCTTTCGCGACGCCCTAAATACAGGTTGCGTCCAGCGTAGTCCAGCGGCATGCGCCTTGGCTGCAATGAATTTGGGAGACGTGCTGCGCGAATTGGGCGAGACGAACGAGGCGATTGAAACGTGCCGGGGAGGTCTGGAATGGGAGAAGCAAGTCCATCTTCCAGTAATTCGCCAAGGACTCTTGTTGAACCTGGGACTCGCTCTTCGTACCACAGGAGATTGGGTGGAAAGCCGGGCCGTGTACGAACAGGCGCTCGATCTGGCCGACCCGCAGCTCGACCCAGACAGCCGAGGCCGCCTCTCCCTGGCGTTGGGCGATCTCCTGCGCGACGGCAACGAATTCGACCGTGCGGACCGATGCTATCAACAAGCGGCCGAATGCGCCGAGTCGGCGGGCGACCCGCAATTGCAGGGGGCTGTATTGATTGGCATGGGCAATCTCCAATTCAGGAATGCCCGACGAATCCTGCAGGAACGCGAAACGCGTGACGCGCAGGTTCTAGCCATGGAATTTCTCGAGAAAGCAAAGAGGCATTATGACGACGCCGTGGCATTTGCGAGGCAACATAGGGACCCGAAGTTGGAGGCCTTGGCACTCCGCATGCTCGGCAATGTCTACCGGCGACTACAAATGCCCGAGCAGGCCGTCCAAGCACTCGAGTCGGCGCTTTCGCTAATGTCTTCCGACGCTTCCGCGGTCACGCGCGCCGGCCGCCTGAATGACCTCGCTGTAGCCGAACAACAGTTGGGGCGCTTTGAGGATGCCCGGGAACACTATGCCCAGGCAGTCGAGTATTTCCGGAGGCATGGCGTAATGAGCCCCGATGTTGCCGGATGCATTGAGAACTACGGCGTACTCTTGGTGCGTTTGGGCCGGGTCGACGAGGGGGCCCACCTCATGAGTGAAGCCTCGAGCATGGACAACCGCATGGTGCCGCAGGCTTTCGCTATCGCATCAGAAAGCAACAGGCTCGGCTTTCTCCGGTCCGCGGAATCGCGTCTCGATGACCTGATTAGTCTGGTAGCATGTGGCGGCCCGGCCATCAGCAAAGCAGCCATCGTTGAAGCTTGCGCCGACGCTGTGTTTGCACGCAAGGGGTCTACGCAGGAAGCGCTGATGACTCAGAGGGAGTTCAGCGCAAGCGAAGGCAACGCGGCTGTGGCTGCGACGCAGCTTGAATTGGCGGCTGTCCGCACGAAATTGGCTCGGTTGACCTTTGCGGGCCATGGCATGCGCGCGGATGGCTCTTACTCTGCGGAGGCTTCACGTTTGGCTGAGCAGCGTGAGCTCCTGGAACAGCGCATGGCTCGGCATTTTCCAACCGCCGTTCTGGATAGACGTCTCCAACACGCCTCCTGCAAATCGCTCATGATGCACCTCGACCGCATGAGTGTTTTGATCGAGTATGTACGTTTCAGGCATTTTGCATTTCCCGCCGTTGATCAAGAGGCAATGTGGGGTCCCGAACGTTACGCTGCCTTTGTCCTTTGCGATCAACCGCCGGTGCGAATCATTGATTTGGGGGTGGCAAAGGTCATAGATGAACTTATTATGCAGTTTCGCAGTGCGGTTACAGGACATGCCGAACAGGAGACATCGCGTGACATTGGTTTCAAGTCTTCAACGTTGAACTGCGTTAACGATGTGCGGCAGGCTGGCGAAGCGCTCCGTAAGGCGGTTTTTGATCCATTGCTTCCCGCGATTGGGAACCGAACAAGACTCTTGGTCGCAGTTGACAGCGAACTGACCCGATTGCCTCTTGAGGCCTTGCCGCAGAAGGAAAGGGATGATTTAATCGATCGGTATGATATCAGCTATCTGAGCACGGCCCGCGACCTGCTCCGCCCCGGTCGCGCCGGTAAGGGAACAACATCCGAGCCGGTCGTTGTGGCGGATCCGGATTTCGATCTCCGCGGGGAGGACGCGGCAGAAGTAAATGAGAAGCCGTCTTCCCGCCGGTTTCGGGGTCTATTGCCGGACGACCTGCACTTCGAGCGGCTTCCGGGCAGTCGGGTTGAAGGTGAGGCGATCAGCCGCATGCTTGTTGCGGCAATGCTGACCGGGGATTCCGCGCTGGATGGCCGCGTCAAGCAATTTCGATCTCCCGTGGTGCTCCACTTGGCAACGCACGCCTTCTTTCTGGAATCTATCACCAAGTCTCTAGAAGAGCGTGTTGTGATGACTGAGGATGTGGAGTCGCTTTATGGAGGAGATGGCCAGAGTCGGGATGCAGACGACCGAACAGACCCCATGCTGGGTTCGGGTATATGTCTTGCAGGCGTCAACACTTGGTTGGCAGGGGGCGCGTTGCCCGAAGAGGCCGAGGACGGCGTGCTGACGGCTGTCGATGTGTCCGGCCTAGACCTGCAGAACACGGAGCTTGTAGTGCTCTCGGCATGCGATACCGGCTTGGGGCGGACATATCGTGGCGAAGGCGTATTCGGTCTTCGCCGCGCTTTTGTAACGGCGGGCGCGAAAACGCTTGTCATGAGTCTCTGGAAAGTGGCCGACGAGCAGACAAGCAGTCTCATGCAGCAGTTCTATGAATACCTGCTAGAGGGCAAGGGCCGCGCCGAAGCCTTGAGGGCGGCAAAACTGTCCATTAAGCGGCATTACCCCAGCCCATTCTTCTGGGGAGCCTTTATTTGCCAGGGCGAGACCGGCCCCCTGTCATGGCAGCAACAATCAGACGACGGCAAATCCTGA